CTCCTTTCGATTCAGAAGCCGCTGAAATTTCTTGCTTTCTCACTTCTTTTCTGGTAATTATTTGTtgaagatttattattattattatttaataaactTGTGCTTGTGCTGAATTACATGGGGTTTGCAGCTCTCTTGTGAGTTTTCGCATGTGTTTGGATGTTGTATGCGGTTTCTGTTTCCTGAAACCTATGCATTCTTTTGCGATTTGCTTTACATCTTCCAAACACGCTATTCCACAGTGATCTCTTTTCTCCATTAATGGAAGACCAATGTTCGTTCGACTCTGGTTTTCTTGTGCTGGACTATGGTCTAAGTTTGCGGCCCTGAAGGAATTATCAGGTCTTGATCGACAGTGCATTTCACATGCTTGTAAGCCAGTtcgaaccatccaaatcatgggccgtATTAGATGGAGCATGACGCAGAAATCATGCTGATCGGGCATTTTCCACTCTATGATCGGCGGCCATCAAGTAGACGATTGGAAAGTAAATGGTCAGTAGTCCAAATTCAGTATCTGATATTGGATGACTAGGGTTGACCAACCAATATGATTTTTTCAGCTGTGCTATATCCACATTGGGGCCCACAGCTTGGGTGGTCTCGATTGGCCTACATGCATGCGCGCACATACTGTTGATTGGTTTGCCCTTGCCAGTCTCACCTCATTTCTTTTACCAGTCATTGGGTTGCCCATGGAAGATGCTGAAAATTTCTCCAAAATCCTCTTAATTTCTTTTAATATAGACATAATCCTCGGTTTCAGCAATGTTCTCGGAGGTTTAATTTTAAATTCCTCTCCTCCTTTTGTCCACATAGTCTTTgtcaattttcttttatatttattgAAGATGCTATCATATTTTATATGATTTCTCAACTCCCTTCTCATTGTTTCTATCCTCTCGATCAATGCAAACACGACAACTGCATCTGTTTCCTATGCCCTTTGGCGGAAGCGAGAGTCTTTGATTTGTTTGGTTTTCAAGCGTTGATTCCATGAATTATATCATTTAAATAATCATTAAATTAATCTGGTTTTGTTCAGCCGGTTTGTTTATCACTCAACATTTTGTGCGCTGTATCCAGGTTAGTTTGAGATAATCAAAAGCCCAGctgaagtttttttttcttaaaatcccTGGAGTCGAGGTCCGAAAAGAATCTGGTGCATGTGAGGTTCACCCAACTTTGGATAATCTTTCCCCAATTGACCTTGCTTGGTGAATAAATAAGAACTATGAAGCAACAGTTTCTTTGACATGTTCTGGAATTTGGACTGAGCTATGTTTTAGCTGAGAGTGGAAACTGGCCTgttctttggagggtgggatatAAACGGATGCTTTCTTTTCAGAGCTGAACAGATGGGTGGGTGTTTTTCAGTCAGTGATAGGAGTGTTGATGGTGTAGAGAGGAACTCTTCAGCATGTCTACGACTTGGATCACAGAGGAAAGGAACGAAGGCACGGTCATCGGAACATGTCATCAACTTGCATCAATTGCCCTTTGTTCCCAACCGAATTTTTGCAAATGGAAAGAGCAGAACTTCTTGTATTTTCACTCAGCAAGGACGGAAGGGCATAAACCAGGATGCCATGGTTGTCTGGGAAGTAAGTCCCATATTTCAAGTCCAGTTGTATAGTTGTTGACAGATATTAGCTTCTTGATTGAATTATGTATATCCTTGTTGTTTGCAGGTCAACAAATATTAAGCTTCTTGATTGAATTATGTATATCCTTTTTGTATGCAGGATTTTGTTTCGGATGATGCAGTATTCTGCGGTGTCTTTGATGGGCATGGCCCTCATGGGCATCTTGTCGCCAGGAAAGTGAGGGACGCTTTGCCGTTGAAATTGCTGTCATTCTTGCAATCTCCTGGGTCGAGGGGGAATGGtcctagtggtggttgtttcaaGGTGAAAATGGGAGCGGTTGAGTCTGTGGCTTCTGTCAAGGACAGCCCATCTGAGGATCCGTTGCTTTCTTTGTGGAGAGATGTTTTCCTTAAATCATACAAAGCCATGGACAAGGAGTTGAGATCTCACCCTTCTGTCGATTGTTTTTGCAGTGGCAGCACTGCTGTCACATTGGTGAAACAGGTGATGAACAACATCTCTTccccttcttttctctcttcaccatcttttttcttttatttatttgttctatTTTCTTTCATATTTTCAGGGGTTGAATCTTTTCATAGGAAATATTGGGGATTCTCGAGCTGTTTTGGGTTCAAGGGATAGCAGTGGTTCCATGGTCGCAGTACAGTTGACAGTTGATCTTAAGCCTGATCTGCCGAGTATGTCTTCTTGGCTATTTCCTTTGGCAGAATTGCATGGTGCTGAAACTTACTTTGTTCATTTATCTTCCTTACAGGGGAGGCTGAGCGGATTAAACGTTGTAAAGGCAGGGTCTTTGCCCTGCAAGACGAGCCGGAGGTGCAGAGGGTCTGGTTGCCATTTGATGATGCCCCTGGATTAGCAATGGCTAGGGCTTTTGGCGATTTCTGTTTGAAGGATTACGGAGTGATTTCTATGCCTGAATTCTCCCACAGGATACTTACTGACAGGGATCAATTTGTTGTGCTTGCTTCTGATGGGGTAAGTCTCTTCCATGCATGTTCTGCTTGGAAATCGGCATTTAAGCGAACCGGATTTAGTCTTTTACTGAAATTGGCAGTAGCATACAACCTGTAAACAACAAAAATGGTTTTGATAATTGGTTACAAGTCTCTTTCATAACTGTATTGGTCACCCCCAGTACTCAATGATATGGGGGTCAATTGGTCTGTatcagagaaaaaagaaaaagaaaagagaagcttAAAAACTTGTTTCATACTAGATCTAAACGTTATTTGGGGATCAAAATAATGGATCTGAGTGATACTCAGTGAAAGAAGGGAACACCATTATTTTTGTTTCTCTGtgttttttcttgttttgttttatttcaaTATAATGACCCTAACTTTCCTAATCTATCAATCTATGTTTTTGTCCAATTAGtgcctatttggttgactttcagtAGGTCAAGCTgacagacaacattcttatcGAATAATGGTCTGATGCACCGTCAAACGCATGTTAaaaacatataaataaataagattCTAGTGTTTTACATTTTCCCCATTTTCCTGACTTCTCAAAAACTAATGGGCAAACAAAGAATTTTGGCTGATACAGGTCCAATTTATCGTTTTTGGGGCAGATCAAATGAAGTGAAAAATGACTATGTGACAACAGCTCTACATATGGAATGCATATGCTCTAGAAATTGACACTGGTACCAGACAATTGAGACAACCTTGagttccaaaataaataaaaatccttttGGTAGCTGAAATTGGATGCGTGTGAGAATTAAACTACTTGAAAGTTTGAAGTTTGAACTAATAGATGCCCAGAAACCTGGTTGTATATATGTGTGGAATGTAGATTCCAGCCTTTTGAACAATGGATACATAGCCATGTATTTTTGCTTCCTTTGTTAGGATGTGAATTCCATGTAGGAATTTGAAAGAGCTGTGGTTGATTCAAAATCTTGCAGGAATTCGAGTTTGATGTGGTACTTGGAAGTCCTTGCTACattttgtatgtgtttcatggaTTGTCCCGCTCCTATTATGGTatcatgatgtttttttatgTGTTTGAGTATCTAAGCATGAAGTAATGAGGAATGAAGCTGCATTTGTTGAAGGATAAGTTGTCTTCATACGGTCAAGTCATTGAACCTGGTTAATTCATTGGACCTGAATGGCAGACGTGTTATGGCCTTGTAGGCATCAGAAGAAATTTTCACTTTGTTGATAGGCATGTTTGATTAGTTGAAAGCTCCAGAATGGGCTTTCATTGGTGCTTTTAAGTTTCCGAGTACTAATTATAAACAGGACGATAAACAATTTTTTTCCAAGTTAATTAAGAATGTTGGCTTTAGGTATAGGTGCAACCTCCAAGAATCGTTTCCTTTCTGATCCCTCTAAACATTTCACTTCTCCATTGGAAATTCCATTTGCCCCTACTGTACTCCAGCTTGGTAGTTTTCACCACCTGTTCAGGATTGAGCCCTGGGATTTGACAGCAGACTTGAAAGATCACCTATAGAAGCTTGATGCCTATTCCTGCCAAAGTGACAAGCTTCTCCTCCATTATGCCCTGCTCCGAAATGTGTGGTTGGTATTCAGATAACAGTGCAGATAGGCCTGCCCAATTGCTTGAGTAAGAAGCAGTACCCTCCTGCTCGAGAGTGGGAAGTGGGTGAGCATCTCAAAGCTTCCTCTTCTGACCAATACAGAAGAGGTAGTTCCCTcattccaacccattcattgaGTGAGCTGGCCTTGATGGGGGATGATGTATTTCTTCCTTAATGTATCATTGCGCGAGTAGTATTGAAGCGAATCTAGTTGAGTTGTTTGATCTTTTTAAATGGAGATTGCATTGGTTTCTATTTCTGACCTAGGAAGTCAATTCTAGTGGAAGAACGGGGTGGATCTTTTTTGAGGAGGGTCATTGTTCTCATTTGTTTAAATGGGCACGTATCCTAGGTTGACACTAAATTTGGTCGGCCATACCTGGTGATTTCTTTCATGCACATCATATGGAGGCTTCTTCTCATAAATGGTTTGTAGTCTTTCTGGCATTCTCCTGTTGATGCATTTATCATTTATTTACATGCATGCATCTTATATTTAGAAACTAGGCCAAATTGATGTGgataatttgaaaatttgaaacttTGTAATCCATACTGAATAGAAATAGAAGGGAATTTCTCTAACATTTCCAGGGATTTGTGTTGCAGGTTTGAGATGTCTTGAGCACTGAATTTCTCAAACAATTGTATAAATGATACTGAAGAAAATGGTTTTTGTTGCAGGTTTGGGACGTCTTGAGCAATGAAGAAGTGGTTGAGATTGTATCCTCAGCTACCTCCCGATCTTCAGCTGCACGGGTCCTTGTTGACTCTGCTGTTCGGGAATGGAAACTAAAATACCCCACTTCAAAGATTGATGATTGTGCTGTAATTTGCTTGTATTTGGATGGGAAGATGGACTCTGAGTCAGAGCCAGAGGAGATGAGTATATCTACAGCCCATCATTCTCAGGCCAACGAATCTGATGATGGGCAGAACCTAGAGCCGTGTCTGCAGCGGAATTTTACAGTTAGGTCGGCAGAGCACAGTGACTCGAGTGGTAGAACCCCACTTACAGCCGAAGTAGACGGAGTAGTGATGGTTGCTGAGGATCAGAACTGGTCAGGTTTGGAAGGTGTGACACGTGTGAATTCACTTGTTCAGCTTCCAAGATTCTCTGAAGAAAGGGCGAATGCATGAAATCTTGCATTTTTGGGGGAGGTGCATTACCAAATGATGCGTTGTAAATGTCAATGCATGCAAGTTGATGTATTTGAACTAATCTGAAAGTCTTCCCTCCATTGCAAGGGCTTGATTGACATGAGTTTGTGGATGAAAAGTACATGGCCCTTTGAAAATGAAAAGTTTGCAGAGCTTGATTTTGTTAGCAATTTTTGGTTTGTGCACCGGCTGTCACTACCTCTCTTAGTGATATGTATAGAAATATCTCTTGGGAGGCAGTATCAATTTCTGCATGTTGCTGTTCTGCTTGTTTTCAACTGCTAAATGAAATGAGCAGAATTTTAGTAAGGTGATAAATGTATAGATCTTCCCGGTTGGTTTCATATTTCTTGACTCACGAAATACTTGTTGGGTTGAAAGTGAAGTTACCCATCCAACAATTCAACCAAATGCAGATTTGCAGTACTTGGAAGTGAACATATGGGAGGTGGGTTGCCATTTTGAACCAGTCTCTCAATTCAACTTGCTGAATCAATGGAACTGTATGAAAGGTATTGGTCAGGCGCGGTTCATTATAAATTTTGGGTATTGAACTGAAAGTTAGAGCCTACTGAAATGAGTTGACTAGGTGGTGCCTGGAGCTTGGTTCAATCAGCAAGTTAGGCTTGTTGGTTGAGGGAAATTTTGAATATGATCTTGGAGTCATGGTGTGATTGCTATGATACACGAAAGGGTGAAATATGAAAGTTTCATGGACCCTGTTTGGATGGGTGAATTCACACCCCCCTTCTTTTGACATCTTAATCAAAAGTATTCAGATCTAAGAAAAGGTGGATGTTTGGTTATCCAACTGTCCCCAGCCAAACTGGTTATCATAAAGGAATTTTCAGCTCCCTTGGTTGTATTTGTAAATGAAATGGATTGGGATAATCCAATCTGATTTGGTTGGAACGGATTTTGCTTGCGATGAGGCAAAACAGAGGTGTATCCTATTTATTTAATTGACATTTGAGCCCATTTAGGCACAATCCAGTACTGAGTTACGACTCGCTGAGTCAGATTCCTCTTATCTTTTCGTTTTCTGTTTTTGAGTTATGACATGAAAATATACGTATGAAAACTAAGAAACAAGCCTACAAAAACCAGTCAGCAAAAGCCGCCCTCGCCTGCAGGTCAATGTACTTTGGTTGGTGGAACATATCAACATCACGTTTAAAGCAGATGACCCAATTGCAAGTTGCATCGTTGGTGGTGGGCTTCTCCACTCAATTTTGGACGCCTTTACGGACGCAGATTGcctactacccccgcctgtccgAGATCGGAACAGGCAGGGCTCtgaggggcccatcgtgatgtatggcttttatccacaccgtccattcatttttacgcATCATTTCAGACTATAagcttaaaaataaggtagatgaaacactcaagtggaccacacaatggagattgaactagcaccattaaaaacttcttggcagctgcagaagttttgatcaaaagtgatatttttattttcccttcatctaggtctatgtgaccttatgaacaggttggatggaatataaccatcagggtggaccctaggaaggtttcaatggtgggcatcattatcactaCTGCTTACTTTGGTGTaatccacttgatccttggatccacctcattgttGGCTTACATccttaaaataataagaaaaaaaaaattgatggatggtgtggataaaactcataaatcacggtgggccccttagAGCCATGTCTGTTCCGAGCTCGGAATAGGCGGGGGTAGTGTCAAAACCGCGTCCTGCCTTTAGCGGCCAGCTCTCTCGCCCTCACATTGCTGGTCCCCTACCGAAAGAAAAGTATTTTTCACTCCAGGCTTGATGAAGACAAGCAAAGATTCAGTAATAATTCCTCCCTCTTTTCTGGCGCGTATTTCCAGGGCGCACCCACAACCTTTTACATGACAGACGTCCATCGCTGATTTCACATGTCCGCAGTGGAAAAGAGATCTCACACGTTCATTTTGCATGATCATCGAATCAGAGTAACTTCAGGGCCACATACAACCCCGTGTTGGCCTTTCTTTCCACATTGAATGCAGGTGGGCCCACAACGCCCACTTTGGActtttgtatgtatgtatgagatCCTGAACTGGTGGGCCTCATCATTGATTGTACCAGATCAGCACAAAACCCACAATGATCTGACAATCACAAGTTCACGACTACCTGATAAGATAAGATGACATTTGCAAgttgaatctggaccatccatttgtagaTCTAGTTAATTGCCTGGTTAGGATCATCGCCCACCTTTTGACCTGTTCGTGCCTTGTAAACTTACATCTTCAACTCAGGAATTAGTGTGAACCGATTATCATGGAATGATTCTAATCTAAGCATGCACTAATCTGGAAAGAGTTCAAACTCACGAACGATCCAATGTATATACAACCATCTGGACCATTCCAATCATAGGCCCATCTTGGATCATGAATCATAACCTCAAAATCATAGTCATCTGATGAtacttaaccatccatttccgcCCATCTAATAAACAGTCTGAACAGGAAatcatcaacggtccaaattaaacagacaaaatcagatggctaagatTGACTTATCAGTTTGGTTTTCAGTTTATAATCCATCCACAAAGGGGCCCACAAGTTGAAGGTCCAAAATTAGCGTGCAATGTGGCCAATAGAGAGCAGAATTTGTTGTAGTGGGCGACCATTAATTATTTTCCAATTTCAACTCCACAGCCTCACTTCTCAAATGTCAGCGGTCTTCATAATCAGGTCAAAGTCAATTTTTTAACGCGGTCAGTGGTCATACCAGAAAAACAattcaaagaaaattttaaaaatttgatcaaaccatatatatatatatatatatatatatataaggtaagaAGAACTAAAATGTAAAAGCAAATTACAAACCAAACAGATCTCATTCCATCATCACCGCTAGAAAAATGCAGATTGTAAGACACCTAGGAAAACCTGTTGGTCGTCAGACTCCGGCGAAGCCATCAATCTCCGGTCGCCTGATGGAGAATGGTTTGAGTTATCGGAACAATAATCCTGCATCTCGGAGGCATCAGTTTGTGCATGCAGGATCAGTATCGAAGCATCCCAGTCCAATCAGATCTAGTCGTTACCAATCAGTAGTTCCAAGCGAGAGGAGGTTGAGAAAGCATCCTGGGGAACGAGAGATCTTGAGGAGGGCACTGTCGCCCCCAGTTCGTCAGTCGCCTAATTCAGGGACACGTCGATGGAATTTCCGGCACACTCCGAGTCGCCTTTGTAACATGTCCATGTCTTGAAATTCTAGTATTTGTTGGATGTTGTGATGAGAAAGGGTTGTGAGCTTGATGAACTGCTTAGCACCCTAGCCATATTTTTGTAGATGGTGTGATAtgtaaatgagatttttttgggcGAATTCGCTTATGGTATGCAAATAAAGATAACTCTTTGGGACTCTTTATTAATTCCGTGACCAACGTTTTAAAAACAGTACTGTTATGAATCTTAGAAGCCCATGACATATGTTGAACGTTACACAACAGTAGCAACCGTTTATCAGGTGGGGCACCTGGGCAACACGCTGGGTTCATTCCATTTCCACCAACGTTGAGCTCTCGATGGATCATCCAATAGATTGGCCATGTGAGGTCATCCTATCCAGACAGAATATCAGGCCACGGAGTTACACTAATCCTAGATGGAGGTCCTGCTTGTGGAAGTAACATCCTGCCAACAAAATTGATAATTCCTAAAGATACAATCGTTGTGGTGGCCTTTCCACATCTCCCACAGGATGTACAGAAAGATAGGTTTCCACATGAAGGTCCAATGATCACGAGAAACGTTAGTTCTCATCCATTTTATGAAGATTTAGATTAATATATGTATAATGGTCATATTATATTAATCTAATTTCTTATGGGGAGGCCTCACCACAGTGGCCTGCTTCTAGTGCCTCTCATCCATCACTATTGCCTTGCACTACAGAACCCGCTACCAAAGCTAACTTACGAAAGTTTAAGGCAGATGGGCCATTTTTTTCTTGTTTAGGACTAGTCCAGGGTTTAGCTGTGTCGTATACTCGATAGTTGTGATTTGACTCAAAGTAGGTTCTTAGAAGGTTTGGATTGATGTGGTGATGACTTGATGTGTCCGCTGGTGGTTTAGATAAATGCAATGGAATATTACAAATCAAATGTGCCATGATTTGGATAGTCCTATTGAAGGTTTTTAGGTCATAATCAAAATATAAGGAgcccataatttggatggcatggatggattCAAATACGTTCCAGACATAGAGTGGATGAGTGAGTAGTTAAGCCTGTTTGTTTTTCCGAAGCAAAAGTAAATACCgtgaaatgggtaattattacggCTTGAGGGTGTTTGAAAATTCGTGAGAATTTATGCATTTCAAACTAGTACAATTGAGATAGCTTTAATTTTTAAACTACacaataatgtatatgatatatccatttcATCCTTCTATTTTAATAcaatattttaaagcatgagacaaaaaataaagcagatacaacactcaggtggcctacaccaaaagaaacagtggccccacaaagtttttaacgataagtTTTTAATTCCCTTTTtcgtatgatgtggcccacttgagttttggatatacctcattttttttggttcatactataaattcaaatggCTGGTTGGACgagcggtgtggataagagaaatgcatcacaataagactcatatatattttgtaatatttttggTTTAAAAAAAGAGTAAAAGCAAGTAGTCAAATCAGATATATTGTAAATACATGgaaaaataattattactcttttaccAGTGCACTGTAAAATCTAACCTGCGTCGAGTAGAAAATAGCCTAATACATTATGTTTATACACATGTACAACTCACCAACAACCATTATAAATTTGGTTCCTAGATTACAATTCCTTGGTTCACCCGACTGCATTTTGTTTAATCCTTTCTCCCGTAGcattaattttatcccaaacatggtaATTAAATGTCAATATTCCACATATTTTCAAACATGCAATCGTTgtgtaataatgatgttaatatggtctaatacaattccatatcatttaatATCATGGACTAAACAGGCCAGCCTCGGTTTAAATGCTTAGTACTTTTTCGTCTACTAGGGGCAGTAAAGCATTTTCATCGCCAATCTAGCAGAGatgattcaaaccgttcatcGGTGGGCCTCACTATTAGTGTTCTCTAGGCTAGGCTAGTTCGGTCATCCGATGGGCCACTCATTTTTATTACACGGAGACCATGATCAGTTATCCTTTTCTTCAATTGTCCATTGTTTCAGGCACGGTTGGCTCAGCTTTTGGATCACAACAAACTAATGGTGGGACACAAGATTAAAAGCTAAGATCTGGTAGATGTGACCGCACATTTGGGGTGTGTGCATTGGAACCCCGGAAGATGCGTAAGCTGCAAGTAGCATTCCTTGTTTTACTCTTTCCTTCTTTGAGAAGAAACGGTCAAACAAGGGCAATGATGAGCGATAGCGATGTGACTTGTCTAGCTGACGGGTTGGTGGAGTCGCGCTTTAAGCGGTCTAACAAAAGACTTCGTCCATGACACCATTTATTGGTATTATTTCAATGGCCCAGGCCCAAGCAGCCCATACCCAACCTGAGTCCAAAAACTCAACTTGAATCgcttgagttgactcaactctaCCAGATATCACCAAGATTAGAAAAGCTTGATGCTCTAATGACTTGGTCCAGAACCGAGTCGACTTGAAAAAACTCGACTCACCTCAGGATAATTCGCCTTTGTTTGTAtgttatttgtattttttaaattataataataGTGAAAGATGATGTAAAAACTATTACAGGTTTCGAGAAACTCACCTGACTCTCCGAATCAACTCAACTCGATCGATTGGGTTTGGAGTCTTGTCGGGATCTCATGTTTTAAAACTATGATCaagaatttggtgggccatgataaaagagagagaaatcatgggaagaaattgtttccttttcacTTTTTTAGAATTTATCTCCCTTGATATGATCTTAAAATttaaatggtccacatgatacaACACCCATGAAACTCTTacggcccgtttggccggtcggattggaagggactggatggtattggaagggatcgGAAGTTAAATccgggattggcctggcatgccaaacagagtcggtgatctaatcccaatcccatggatcttaagacaatccactgacaacaccatcattacctttaaatcccatccaatccactctaatccgttcaaatttgcctagaCGTGTTTGGTTGAGGGATTGAAAGGGTcaagaaggtttaatcccaggattggccgagcgtgccaaacagactggatatagcaatcccatggatctcaagacaatccaatgacaacaccatcattacctagaaatccatgccatccaccttaataccattcaatcccttccaatccactcgACCAAACGGGTCcttagggcccaacttttacccttatcggcatcgagtcgagtcgagtcgaaccggattaggtccaacttgactcgatccgtATTTTCAAGCAATTGatccgaactcaatccgatccgggaccgagttcgggtcacctaactcgatccgacccgatatGCCACTtgcctgacctgaaccgagtctGACCGGTCAAGAAAACGAAGTCCGATCAGGTTGGGTATGATTCAGATTGAGACCTCCTTTGTAGGAAAGGGTGAGATTATCGCACAAATGGGTGGAGATGTAAGTACAAGTCACAGTTGCGAAGTGGATTGGATTGTGATTTATTGGTGTCAACAAGCTCTAGGGGTCAAACTATGggatctgtgttatatccaaaccgtccatccatttggagagctcgtattaaggcttgagccaaaaactaagacagatataaagatcaattggaccacactgcaaaaaacaataggggattgaatgtttgccattgaaaccatttCGGAGATtaaagaagtttcagatcaatatgaaatttgtttttcctgtccatccatatatttttaaccttattaacggttgagatggaaaataaacgttatggtggggcccatgtaactttgatttcatttGAGCTCTTAGTACAATTTGCAGCTCGAGGCGCATTTgggcacgacacgtatctacaccagatGTATATGGTTGGCACTTGGCGTGTAGGCTTGTAGCACACGACATCAATTGCCTTAATGAGCTTTTTATCGTATGGACTAAACTCTgtttgggcccatcgtgaatacacgtggttcatccacaccgtccattcgttttttcagaacAATTTGGgggttgaactcaaaattgatgcatatccgaagctcaagtggaccataccacgggaaaaagtaaaagttttgatttccaccgttgaaaactttgtaaggcctcaatgatgtttatttgtcatccaacgtgtccataagatcataaagacatgaatgaagggaagaaaaaaaatattagcttgatctaaaacttctttggccctgataaattttcaatggttgatgttcaattcacaccgtttcGGTGGTGTGCTCCACTAGATACACTctatttttggaataaagccctaaaattatctgttaaaaggCATGGACGGATCTGatcggatcggtctggattggatcttggatcggatcggtccagtTTGGCTActtacccgaactcgatccgatgtacgatcggatctgagtgggcctactcgatccgacccgatcctggccttcggttcggatcgaatcgagtcagATAGGGTCGGATCTGTCAGATCAGTTAGATTATACCCAGCtctatctaaaactttggtgggccataataaaagagagagaaatcatgggaagaa
This region of Magnolia sinica isolate HGM2019 chromosome 1, MsV1, whole genome shotgun sequence genomic DNA includes:
- the LOC131230174 gene encoding probable protein phosphatase 2C 1 isoform X2: MGGCFSVSDRSVDGVERNSSACLRLGSQRKGTKARSSEHVINLHQLPFVPNRIFANGKSRTSCIFTQQGRKGINQDAMVVWEDFVSDDAVFCGVFDGHGPHGHLVARKVRDALPLKLLSFLQSPGSRGNGPSGGCFKVKMGAVESVASVKDSPSEDPLLSLWRDVFLKSYKAMDKELRSHPSVDCFCSGSTAVTLVKQGLNLFIGNIGDSRAVLGSRDSSGSMVAVQLTVDLKPDLPREAERIKRCKGRVFALQDEPEVQRVWLPFDDAPGLAMARAFGDFCLKDYGVISMPEFSHRILTDRDQFVVLASDGV
- the LOC131230174 gene encoding probable protein phosphatase 2C 52 isoform X1, which codes for MGGCFSVSDRSVDGVERNSSACLRLGSQRKGTKARSSEHVINLHQLPFVPNRIFANGKSRTSCIFTQQGRKGINQDAMVVWEDFVSDDAVFCGVFDGHGPHGHLVARKVRDALPLKLLSFLQSPGSRGNGPSGGCFKVKMGAVESVASVKDSPSEDPLLSLWRDVFLKSYKAMDKELRSHPSVDCFCSGSTAVTLVKQGLNLFIGNIGDSRAVLGSRDSSGSMVAVQLTVDLKPDLPREAERIKRCKGRVFALQDEPEVQRVWLPFDDAPGLAMARAFGDFCLKDYGVISMPEFSHRILTDRDQFVVLASDGVWDVLSNEEVVEIVSSATSRSSAARVLVDSAVREWKLKYPTSKIDDCAVICLYLDGKMDSESEPEEMSISTAHHSQANESDDGQNLEPCLQRNFTVRSAEHSDSSGRTPLTAEVDGVVMVAEDQNWSGLEGVTRVNSLVQLPRFSEERANA
- the LOC131242227 gene encoding uncharacterized protein LOC131242227, whose amino-acid sequence is MQIVRHLGKPVGRQTPAKPSISGRLMENGLSYRNNNPASRRHQFVHAGSVSKHPSPIRSSRYQSVVPSERRLRKHPGEREILRRALSPPVRQSPNSGTRRWNFRHTPSRLCNMSMS